gatttagttTCATGAAAACAGAAATCCATGTTCTTTACCTCCTTGACTGCAGTGGGGAAGTGAGCAACCGAGCGTGAGTAAGCACATAATCTGTCTTCCATCGCTTCTTCGAAGACTATACCTTTTTCTGCAGCAGCAGCGGCTGCCAATTCAGCTATAAGAGCGGACACCTAATgtcgaaaattttaaattaacctAGTTGTTTGTATTCAATCCAATATGCTTTCAGAGTTCAATAATGTAAGGTTTTAAATGAGACGATCATTCGATACAATGTTATTATCAAATGATCCTCATTACATACAAGAGATGATTTCTAGAATAGACTGAACGAAATTACCATCAAAATTCCAAAGTTCGAATTATTCTTAGGTAAGGTGAAATGGGTACATCTACCTCAGAACGATATTCCTTCTCCACAGCACCAACTGTTGCACCAGGGTTACGGGCTCCAACAAGCATGAAAGCACATATCCAAATAAGCTTCTCAAGCATTTGCTTTTGAAATGCATCTTTCTCAAGTACCTATTTTTTCAACAGAAAATAATCTGTCAAGAAAATTGAagtatttaaaagataaaaGATAGCAACAAAAAAATACACGGAAAATATCATGTTTGATCAGCGAGAGCAACAATTGCCAGTATAAGGTGTGAGCATCTAGGTGGTGAAATAACCAAAAGATCTAGCTAAATCTGTTGCGTGCCTTACAATATTTGAATGGCACTAACGAGCTACAATTTTTTACTTAATGGAGTGGAGACAAACTTGTGATTAAAAAATTAGTATCACGTCGTTTCAATCATGCTTTGATGGAACAATAACACACAAGGGATTCTTGAGTCAATATGTGCGGTAATTGCTTCCACGGGTATGTGTGGTTTCTGACGCGGCATAAAGACCAAGACATAGGACTTGAGTTACCTTATAATGAAATTTTTGAACTGAATCCTTCCTCACAACTACAATTTTGGCTCATTCCAAAAGACTATCTTATAGCCATTAGTCAGTGGCAAACTGTTCTCTTAAAGATAGCAACAATCCAACCCGCTATATAATTACTGAGTTGAATTCGCGGGAGAAATAGATCAAAACATCAGACTTTACCTTGCAAGTCAGGCCTCTAGCCCTCAGTCTTCCAGCAACTGCCGATGCCCACTTCCCATAAACAGCCGTTAACCCTTCAGGATTGGTGTCAGTTATCCCATCAACAGGAGGTTCGCCCAGCTTAGACACAGCAAAATACGCCAAAACTTGATCGGCATTACCCAGTCCCTTACTTTCAAACCATGGCTCCAGCATTCCATTCTGGAAAAACACCAAATCTGCTATAGTTTAAGATTCAGCATCTTTTAAGGTTTAAAACACCTAATTTGGCGAATAAATAAATGGACTGAAACCAAAATTTTGTGACAAATTTGGCAAAGATAAATAAAtgtaatgtatttgaaactaaaaaatcatccaaatttcattataaatcaataaaatattctatatttccAAGATAAATAATTCATTTTGGGTAAAGATTACAAGCAATGAGCTATAAACATAGAGTGGACCATCTAAGTAACTAGGaaaaaatgattatattttctAAAAGAATCAGATAAATATGTTCATATCAATCCTCTCATACCCCCCCATTATTCGAACTCGAACGACATAAAAGAAAATTATCACCATAACCATGAATCATCGAAGAAAATCCGCCAAGCAACAGAAATCATGAACACAATCATACCGCTCCACCGCGATTTCGGAGTAGAATCAAGAACGGCTTCCAGATCATCATTTCTTGTACACACTAAAATCGGACCCTTGAAATCAACCGGAACAGATTCCCCTCTCTTAACCAAAACATCTTCTCCACTACCCAAATCTTGAAGAGCTCTGCCCACGCGTCCTCCACCTACTATAATGGCAGGAACCACCACTTTCTCAGCCGCCATGGTGGCAGAAATCGAAAAGGATACAGTTGCCGCGAATTTGGAGGTGGTATTTAAACGGGAGGGGCGGAGGGAGGAGCTACAGGGAGAGAGCACGGCGGCCATAGGTGGGGTTTGGAGAGTGAGGAGCAGCCATCAGTGAATAATTTTGATGATTCTGATTTAGGAAGTGAGCCACTCGTTTTCCACGACTATATCCGAAACACCcacaagttttttttaaaaataaacaattttaaaaaattaacaatttttttttttttaaaaaaaaaagccgAAGGGCCGAGGTTTCAGACCCCGGTTcctctttttaaattatatatttcaattatcgatataaattataatatacaAAACTTTAAGGGCATTCTTTTTTAAATACTAATATTTAAAACAATCAAATTGAGATAGCGGAGCGGGCCGTCAACAACCCGTCATTTGATAGGCTTGGCCGATCTAACTGGTATTAGACAATTGTAGTTATATCAGGTGTATCAACATATCGTTTGAGCAATTCGAAATAGAATAGATCTTTTGTAAGATGTATTCaggaatctttatctatgagacgggtcaactctaccgatattcacaataaaaaataatactcttaacataaaaaagtaacactttttcatggatgaccccaAATAATTTGTACCACAAAATTACGAAAAGTAAGACTATcgcacacaaatttttgtcttcgAAATATTACCAAATAGGAGGGGACAATCTAGTTGGCTTAGCTCATTTTAACGACTTTAATATGTCAATTAAATTGGCATCGACAATTTTATGAATAGTAGAGTAAGTTGTTTAAAACGTTTTcactattattattttgataaaaaaaaatataaatcgtGTTGTTTTTTAAAAGTAGATAATATTCTTGAAGTCAAACATTTGGGCCTCCCGGTGATAATGGATCCTGACTTTCCCCGGTTTAAATTTGGGCCCGTGCACTGAGAATCAAAGCTTGAAGTccaacaaaaatatttaaaatagacATTAAATACTGTTGGTCGTATACATTTTTCTTcttaaagtagagaatttatttATTAGTTTCTAACAAATTTGTTTTTATTCAATTAATGTGATATTTTAATAacctaaaaatttattttatgcaaCTTGATTTAAACATGGGAGAAACAAAATTGTGCTTCATTCTTTATATTAGACATGGTAGTCCACATATAAAATCATGAGTAACATTATTAAGAGATAAGGTACgatacaaaataaaaaagttaGAGATGTAAACGAATCAAGTAGAATAGTATCAGGTTCAAGTTTGACTCGGTTAATGTATATACATGATTGAGCTCGATTCAATCTTTTATAATAAGGCTCGATTTCGGCTCGTTTTAAAGTTATTAAGCTTGTGAATAGATCGAACTCGGCTCGTTAATAACTCGTTTATCATGTGTAATGAGTCTTACTCAAGCTCGAATCGTTAAGTAGACTCGTTTTCAAGCTCATTAAACAAGATCATTTTCGGACTTGTTAGACAAGCTCGTCCAACATTCTTAGCCAAAATGTCAACCAAGATATAAAAATTTAGGAAGTAAGCATATCTTTTTATAGTCTTTCAATCACTTTCATTACACTCAAATTTTGATGTGAAGCGATACAAGTTATTATCGTACAATCAAGACCAAACAAACTAGTCAAGTTCGATATagacgagccgagctcgagctcgcgaACTTACAAGTCGAATATCTTTAAGTTTGAGCTCGGATCAAAACAATTGTCGAGTTCGAAATCGAGATCTAGCTCAGCTcgataaatttaataaataaatttgttatCGAACCGAACTTCAAATAAGTCGCAAATATCTTTGATGTTGCTGAAATCCGCGTTGGTAGCTGGGAGGTCGGATCTTCACTTGGGGAGCTCATATCAGATCTTCGAAAGGTAGCTAGGAGGTCGGATCTTCACTTGGGGAGCTCGGATCGGACCTTCAAAATCTGAAAGCACAAACATGAGTGTTAGAAGGGGGCCGGAAGGTTGttccggcgtagcccctccgacgctcaagtcagagaacaAAAAACTGAGAGAGTAATGTGTGTGCTGAGAGAATGTGAATATATGAATGAATAAACAGTGAAcgaaacctggtatttataggggaCCGATAGAGTCCTGATTTGGTAGGTTTAGATCCTCAGAATCTTGAAAGATTTGAGTAATCTTGTGTCAGATTTGGTTAGATCTTGTGCCAGATTTGGTTAGATCTTTAATGGCTTTATCTTGTTGGGCTTGATTTCTGTGGGCTACCCGTTAATATCTAGGTAAGAGCTCTCAGAAGCATGAGCCCGCGAAGGATCTCATTTTCTTGGGAGCTCGGCCAAAGCATTCCCAAACGGCATGAAAGCAAACTCTGGGAGGTCGGCTCGGCTTTGCTCTTGGAGGTCGGCATAGGAGGTCGGCGGTGGAGGTCGGCCATCTCACTGATCGACGAGATTGTGAATATGAGAGGTCGGTCTGGATGACCTCCCACCAGCTTCATGTGAATGAGGTGATCTCCTGATGGGCTCTGTCCCGAAGATGACCTGCGAGGCTTTCCGAGTACCTTTATGGGCTCTCTCTTTTTGGGTTACCGAGAGTAGGTCGGACCAATCTCCGATCCGGGGTATCAATCTTGATTCATTGTCGTAAAAAGGGGCCATACCTTTTGTCAAGCCGTCAGCCGTAATAAATTACCGGATTTTCACATAGTTCCAAGTACAGATTTTTAATGCACAACAAAAAAAACTTCCttgttcaaaatttcaaattcaaatagcCGTTGGTTTCATCTGTAACACCAAAAAAGAACACTACTACATAATAAATTCATGCCACCCCACTAGCACACAAACCAAATCTTCCCCGAGGTTCAGAATCTCCACTCAACTCTCCAAAATCTCTCAACCTCTTCCTTCgaaatccaaaattttgaaccatggctTGTTGCAAAGAAACTACAGTTTCTCACCAATCTTCCTGCAGCTCTTCCCTGTATCGGAACCCACTTATCGAAATGAAACAAAGCCGTAGCTCCAGCGAAGGCGAGTGGAACGGCGCCTCACTTTCCGTGCGTATGCGCCGTAATTCAGCTTTTGTCAATGATGATAAAGAGAATGCGGTACCAAATATTAGACCCGAAAAACCTGAAAAAATTAATTGGCAAGGAAACACGGTTATTGAAAACGGGAAAAAAGACAGTTTTTTAAGAGATTCTTCAAATGGGAAGGAGAATTTGTCGAAGCCATCTTCTTTGCAGCTGTGCATAAAGAAGCACGAGCCCGAATCAAGCATTGGATTGAAGATTTGGGATAATTTTGGTTCAGAGAACACGGATTCGGTCAATGTTTGGGAACATTCTGATTCGGAAGCTGCACCAGTTCCTTCATGGACGACTTTGCCGAATAGGTTAGTAATACTTGATGAATTTTATCCAAGATTTTACCTTGAAATAATGGTGGAAAGGGGAACAAGTTTTATTTTTAAGAGGCACAAAAGAAACATCAATTGGCCATCTGGaatcgaaaaaaaaaaggatCAAAAAGTCCAGATTATACTGGCTCTGGATTTAATCAATGGAGATGGCGTGGTGATTGTGCTTTGCAGGTCCTTGTTGTGTAGGCCTTTGCCGGTGGATGTGGGGAGGTGCACATGTATTATATTGAAAGAAAGGTCGCCCGATGGATTTGATGGAGGCACATTGTACACACTTTATACAAACGTAAGACCAATTTCTAAGTTTTTACGTTTGGCACTTGACCAAATATCATGTGAAGATTATAGGGCTTGATGCAAAATATTTCTAATTGCTTTGTCACATGATAGGAGGGTCAGGGGAGACAAAATCGCAAACTTGCGGTGGCTCGTCACAGAAGATGCAAAGGAAGATCAGAGTTCACAATATCTCAAAATCCCAAGGCCCAAAAGATTGGCTTAGATGACAACTTAATTGGCATCGTGACTGCCAACATAATGGGATCAAAGTACTATATATGGGATCAGGTAAGCATCAAGTTTCCTAAATTTAGTTATATGGTCGCTgtaaaattttgtttattttttaactAGAAACAGAAATTGATCTGTAAAAGCCTATTTTTATGGCTTCGATCAGGCCTCCATATCCCGACGACTAATACAATGGGCTGAGCAAGTCATTAGAATTATAAAGTTAAATTGATTTCCATATTAAAGTTACGAGCCCACAATGAGCCATATGATAAACTTGTCTTGAGCTTGAGAATTTCGAATGTAAACTAAGCAGTATCCGTATttattgcaaaaaaaaaaaaaactcgtgAGTAGAAGCATTTTATTTTCTTGAACTGTATTTGCCGTGTGTCACAGGGGCAAAGCCAGAATGTGTTGAATAGAAACCCCAAGTTATTGGCTGCTGTGAAGTAAGTTGAATCCTTAGAAACCATTTTACAGGTTCATGATGAAGTTATGAAAGCTTGACTACAGATTTTGCAGATTTGTCCCTACTATATCTACCTGGACTGGAAGCTACCGAAGCATGAAGGCATGGGTTCCAAAGCACTACTCTATGCAGCTGAAGAATACTAATCAGGTAAACTTGATGCGTGATTCGTTCTCGCTGTCTGGGCCCCGAGTTTTGAGTATGGAGGTGATATATAAACTCAAAAAATTTTAGGAGGatataaataaagtttttgTATATGCAGTAcataagaatattattttgagGCGATATATAAGGGGTCCTCCCCAGCACCCCTGTCAGGTTCCTCTGACTACTCTTCCTTTATATACCATAACCATCCCGGAAATGGTCGAGTTATAGTTGAAAAGTTTGTGTTTTTTGTTCTGCAGCAGGCAAGATTTGGGTGCCATCAGCTTTCATTAATAGTTGTAGATGTTAGGTCCTGAACTTCTAAGTTGGTTTGAGAAAATGCAATTTTTATCTACATACCGAACTTTTCCGAAGAATGAGAGCCTATAATTATATCGAGTACCTTTTCATGTATTAGGTACAACATATTAACGGATTACCCACAGAATGGGTGGTGAATAAAGATAAAGTTCATCAGCTGTTCTCAAGAGTTCCTCGTTACAATAAGGTTTGTAGGCTGATTTAATCTGATGACTTCATTCTCTTACAAAACTTAAGATACTCGATTACTTCGCTTAGATCTCGAAGCAATACGAGCTGGATTTAAGAGACAGAGGAGGAAGGGCAGGTCTTAAAATTCAAAGTTCGGTGAAAAACTTCCAGTTAACTTTGGAGGTAATCATTCATTACAAGTTTTGTTTAAAGCAACCAAATTATTCGAAGAGACCTATCAAAATCGTATTTTGGTTGACATTAGAGGAATGGAatgcaaacgatccttcaactTGGAAGAGTGACAAAGTCCAAATATGAAATGGATTATAGGTAGGTGACATCAACTATAAATGTCATGTATCCTTCCTTGGTGCTATTTTCTTTGAAATTACTGAGAATAAGAAATAATCTTTTTTTGCAGATATCCATTGACTGGATACCAAGCCTTCTGCATATGTTTGGCTTCCATTGATACAAAACTCTGCTGCACAGTATGATTCTAACATTTATTAATCGATCAAAATTCCAATGTAAGAATCAAATCCTATGGATTTTAATGTAACTTGCTTACATCTAGAAAGCACACAACATAGCATGGCCTTGTTTTGAAGCTAAAGGGCAATTGAAATTTGACCATTTATTTGGGCATTGCTGTGTACATTTGTGGAAATTTAGTTTGTAATGTGTATTCGACAACTTCTCGTCTTGGTTAAAGTATCCACATTCAAATAGTTTTTATCTTGCCAAATTTTATACCCCACAAATTAATTCGAATTTAATCGGTCGGCTCAAAAATTAAAGACCGTCAACTGTCCATTGACTTTCAGTGACGTGATAAATGCTCCAGGAAAAATGGAATAAAAAAGCCAAATTGCATCATGATTTGACTCTTTGGCTTTAGGTGGTGAAATtaggtttaaaaatttacatgtaataaaaaaatacagaattttttgataataaaaaaaatggacAAATTATGGATGGTTTCTTATCTATGGCGAAAAGGAAATTTGAGgtttttgtgattatatgttaagTAATATTGTTGGCCATATGTATTGTTTGTTCAAATTagaaatgtattttaatttcTATGTAACTACGGTATATTTTAAATCTCGGGTAGAGCAAATTCTTGAATACGGGAACAAAGTAACAACAATTTTATCAAATCACAAAAACTTGCACAATGATTTCCTAattcaaaaaagaaaagaaaaacttGTACTATGAAATTTTCTACATTTTTCCATCAATTTTCCTTCTGCAAGggcattaaatattttatgcgcTTATGTCCTATATTTTCATACATAATGAAAGCAACTTTTTAACTCAATAAATTGGTAGAACAATATTCTGACACATTATCAACAACAGTTACCTTAAGAACGGACATGTAAGAAGGGAAAACTAATCACACTAAAACAAAgattgcccaaaatagattttagATTAAGTTCCTCCGTAAGAAACCATATATTAAAGAAATGTGATGGATGAATTGAATAAACATTATATCTACACATCATTAATTATAAAATAGAGGGGGAAATCTATCATTCCTATTAGATCGAAGACAGAGGAGAAGCATGCATTAGTACTAAAAACCTAGCTAGTTGTTTTGCATGCTCCAAGTTATCAAGTGTCAATCTGCCTGTTGGCTTAAAAAAAGAATCAGTTCATCTCAGTCACTAAGTCATGAAATAATATCACTTTTATTGCTAATCATCAAGCTCGTACATTGGCAATGCAAAGGAATCATAGTCCCCGAAAATAATGTCATGCTCCTCAGCGAACCTGCTCGAATCTTGGAAATCAAACGAGGTTTGTATGTCTTCAGGAAAGTAACTTCTGGGAGGAACATCGCGTTCAGAAAGGCTCAAAGGGCTGTCACAGGTTGCTGTTTGCTCCAACATCTCCTTGAACTTGGAGGATTGTTGCAATATTCCAAGGGCCGACGTGGCAGTGGTGGAGCCACCAAGATATGGTGGCGTTTCGGTTGTGGTCtcagccgagctcgagctttgaTCATTGTAACTAAGGTAGCCCGATCCAGATTCTTGATTAGGGTTTTGGATCTTGTTAATGTCAACTTTGTCATTAGGGTTTGCTCTTGCGAGAGGTTGCAACAAATTGATATAATGACTTAGGTCGAAATTAGTGATCGCATTGAGCCCACGATATTGTATGGCTGCCATGTCATATGCAGTCGCTGCTTCTTCTTGGGTAGCTGCACAAAATCGaaatataagaaaaattattCAAGGTTGATTGGTAAAATCGGTTGCTTTAAATCCATAACTATATGTTATATTAATGAATTCAACaatcataaaaaattttgtgagaAAGTGTTAAAAGTTTAATTACATGTTCAATAGCAGATCTTGCCAGCTGGTGAGAGTTGGTGATCTACACAATATAATTAACCAACCATATTTGTTTGCTTTCGATTTACTAACTATTTGCCATTATATTCTTTGACCATAAATGCCTTTCATTTTCCCTATAATAtcttaggcaaaaacttgtgtgagacggtctcacgggtcgtattttgtgagacagatctcttatttaggtcatccatgaaaaagttttactttttatgctaagagtattgctttttattgtgaatatcggtagggttgacataaagattcgtgagaccgtctcacaagagatctactcaatatcttatatattattaattccATGTTGATATATCATATGTTTTAAACCATAAAGCAACTCATGTATTACTTGAAAAAGATAACATTGTTTTtatacaaaaaataataatctaaaATATGCATTAATGATTTGAGTTTATAAAGTAAGTCATGAGAATAGTAACCAACATGAGTGCACCCAATTGTCATTGTCATTATTAAGAGTACCAAAATTAATTATTCGAAAGACTCGTCAACTACATGTTGCATACATATTGGAGTTTGTTTAAATGCGATTTAAGAGtatttttaatgttagtgatcggGATGTTTATGTTTGGTTGTTAATATAGGTAAAACAACACAGATTTTGGTTTATTATTAAGGAAGTATTCTTAAGTAGTGTTTTTCTATTAGGTTACATCTTTGTTGTCCCTTTTCAAGTTTATcatccataattttatttgataattattactatATTTAATGGTAAGTGGAAATAGTTCGAGCATTAAACAACAAATGAgtaaattaacaattaaaataaagaattaattaaattacaaaaatatattcatataagCAATGTGTATGTATTACGCGTACCATATGTCCCAAGGTAAAGATATTTGTTGCCAAAAACTCTTCCTATGCGAGCTTCCCATCTTCCATTGTGATGATGTCTAAGCAAAAAAAgggcaaaaaaataaaataaaataataattaatgccCAAAAATCTTGAAACCAGGAAATAGATAGATAGTAGCAATCGCTCGAATTCATCATGCCTATTAGTTTCCCCATTTCTAGAGCCAATTTAGTCATTGTCTTTAGTAGGAATGGCCAAGAAACTGGGTACGAAATGGAAGgaagattatttttttatatacaaaaaatgtgcgtatgattttaatattttctccGACGGACACATATTTTCGACACATGAGATTCACCTCTACTCGACATCATAATACATACATGTATCTTTCGAATTTTAGAGAGATATTCATAGAGTTAACAAAAATTGGCAAAGTTTGAAGTGTGAAATGTTAaatgtgataaaaaaaaaaaaaacccccgTTTTGCAATAAGTGTTAGTAAGTTCAAATTTTGGCATAGGACCCTATAATATTTATGAAGCTCATCAAATTATTTTAGTTGGGAGATTGTGAATTTTTTCAAAGCCATTAATTATTAGGCTCTATGTGAGTCTTTGTCATATGTTAATTTTGTCACGAAATTGGACATACAGAAAAGATAAAAGGAGACaagtagaaaatatttttgtaagagtaaaaacaaatatatattattttaaccaaaaaaaattattaatttttataagatGAAATGAATTTCAATAGAATGTGGAAACTACCTTGCCACTCCTCTATACTTTGACACGCCTCTAGAAAACCCACTGCTTTTCCTGCCAtttaagttcatgaaaattAATCAGTTGATAACCTAAAAGGTAACAAGAATCTTGACCAAAATGAAGtacttattttttaatataatatccATAAAATATACACTAAAAAATTAAGAGggcataaaatttaataaattttcactaaatcttttttttctttttttttttgctaatcACTCAATACATGgttgtgattttattttaatttgtacCTTCTTAATGAACCGATGTACTCTTCCTTTGATTGACCTTCCATTTCCTTAAACTCTTGTTGATAAGTGGAAATCTACTGaacattaaaacaaaaaaaaaaaagacaagcTTTGGATCAAAATAAGTCGTTAAATTGTAAGTAATCGCCAATTTCATGAAGTCGATAATCCAATTTAATTTGTTTGGAGTTGGAATTACTAGAAAATTTAGGATGGTGTCTTGTCCCCAATACTTCAATGCAGCCAAGTCATATGCATGTGCAGCTGCTTCTTCGTCATCGTAGGCCCCTAAGAACgcaattttaaaatcataatgtgGGATAAGATTCGGTGAAAAAGGCCAATTCGTGATCAAATCAACGAGCTTTTTCAACACTGAAAAGAAGTGTTTTTTAAATGCCcatttgtttaaatttttaaagaGGGATTTTTTGGATTTATGTTTTGGATATTTAAGTTAAGTGATAGTTATGGCCAATATACTTACCAAGATATACTGCATTTTTGTAGGATCCCATCAACCACCATTGAAAAA
This window of the Primulina tabacum isolate GXHZ01 chromosome 4, ASM2559414v2, whole genome shotgun sequence genome carries:
- the LOC142542410 gene encoding uncharacterized protein LOC142542410 isoform X1; translated protein: MAAVLSPCSSSLRPSRLNTTSKFAATVSFSISATMAAEKVVVPAIIVGGGRVGRALQDLGSGEDVLVKRGESVPVDFKGPILVCTRNDDLEAVLDSTPKSRWSDLVFFQNGMLEPWFESKGLGNADQVLAYFAVSKLGEPPVDGITDTNPEGLTAVYGKWASAVAGRLRARGLTCKVLEKDAFQKQMLEKLIWICAFMLVGARNPGATVGAVEKEYRSEVSALIAELAAAAAAEKGIVFEEAMEDRLCAYSRSVAHFPTAVKEFKWRNGWFYSLSEKATAEGKQDPCPLHTTWLQELKIV
- the LOC142541421 gene encoding AP2-like ethylene-responsive transcription factor At1g79700: MAKTSKQNLKNGAVSSSDKNIKESKGASPKAKRTRKSVPRDSPQQRSSVYRGVTRHRWTGRYEAHLWDKNCWNESQNKKGRQVYLGAYDDEEAAAHAYDLAALKYWGQDTILNFLISTYQQEFKEMEGQSKEEYIGSLRRKSSGFSRGVSKYRGVARHHHNGRWEARIGRVFGNKYLYLGTYATQEEAATAYDMAAIQYRGLNAITNFDLSHYINLLQPLARANPNDKVDINKIQNPNQESGSGYLSYNDQSSSSAETTTETPPYLGGSTTATSALGILQQSSKFKEMLEQTATCDSPLSLSERDVPPRSYFPEDIQTSFDFQDSSRFAEEHDIIFGDYDSFALPMYELDD
- the LOC142541420 gene encoding tubby-like protein 8 isoform X2, coding for MACCKETTVSHQSSCSSSLYRNPLIEMKQSRSSSEGEWNGASLSVRMRRNSAFVNDDKENAVPNIRPEKPEKINWQGNTVIENGKKDSFLRDSSNGKENLSKPSSLQLCIKKHEPESSIGLKIWDNFGSENTDSVNVWEHSDSEAAPVPSWTTLPNRSLLCRPLPVDVGRCTCIILKERSPDGFDGGTLYTLYTNEGQGRQNRKLAVARHRRCKGRSEFTISQNPKAQKIGLDDNLIGIVTANIMGSKYYIWDQGQSQNVLNRNPKLLAAVKFVPTISTWTGSYRSMKAWVPKHYSMQLKNTNQVQHINGLPTEWVVNKDKVHQLFSRVPRYNKISKQYELDLRDRGGRAGLKIQSSVKNFQLTLERNGMQTILQLGRVTKSKYEMDYRYPLTGYQAFCICLASIDTKLCCTV
- the LOC142542410 gene encoding uncharacterized protein LOC142542410 isoform X2, encoding MMIWKPFLILLRNRGGANGMLEPWFESKGLGNADQVLAYFAVSKLGEPPVDGITDTNPEGLTAVYGKWASAVAGRLRARGLTCKVLEKDAFQKQMLEKLIWICAFMLVGARNPGATVGAVEKEYRSEVSALIAELAAAAAAEKGIVFEEAMEDRLCAYSRSVAHFPTAVKEFKWRNGWFYSLSEKATAEGKQDPCPLHTTWLQELKIV
- the LOC142541420 gene encoding tubby-like protein 8 isoform X1, coding for MACCKETTVSHQSSCSSSLYRNPLIEMKQSRSSSEGEWNGASLSVRMRRNSAFVNDDKENAVPNIRPEKPEKINWQGNTVIENGKKDSFLRDSSNGKENLSKPSSLQLCIKKHEPESSIGLKIWDNFGSENTDSVNVWEHSDSEAAPVPSWTTLPNRSLLCRPLPVDVGRCTCIILKERSPDGFDGGTLYTLYTNEGQGRQNRKLAVARHRRCKGRSEFTISQNPKAQKIGLDDNLIGIVTANIMGSKYYIWDQGQSQNVLNRNPKLLAAVKFCRFVPTISTWTGSYRSMKAWVPKHYSMQLKNTNQVQHINGLPTEWVVNKDKVHQLFSRVPRYNKISKQYELDLRDRGGRAGLKIQSSVKNFQLTLERNGMQTILQLGRVTKSKYEMDYRYPLTGYQAFCICLASIDTKLCCTV